DNA sequence from the Cucumis melo cultivar AY chromosome 6, USDA_Cmelo_AY_1.0, whole genome shotgun sequence genome:
AGGATGAAAGAAATTGAAGGTAGTACAACATATAATATTGCAAAATCGAGCATAAGGAAAAAAGATGTGATTGAAGCCCAACATGAAAGTCGTCGAAAAGTACCTCAAAGGTTTCATACAACAATAAAAGATCACAGGTTCTTCTCTATATATCAATTTTTACTATGTTTGAAATAgcttataaattttttaaaaagaaaaataaaattaaatgttggAGTATATAATTACAATTATCATCATACTTTATCAGTAATTTCTACGATCTGTCCAAAATTGTAAAACTATTgttatctttttctttacaggCATGGAAGAAAAATGTGAACCAATCAACGAAGAAAGATGAatggatattaaaaaaaaaactaatatagGTAACCACTTTTGTAAAAGTTTTGACACAATCAACACATGAACAAGATACCCAAGTGAAGGTTAATTTGATCGTCAAGCAAAAAGTTGATAtgataatcttttttttttatttatatatatcaaGTGAAATGTGAGATTTTGCACTTTCAACTTTGAAATGTATAGTAAATACTCATTAACGTTAATGTGGCTGATGCAAGTAAATTTCAACATTCTATACAACTTATTGTTGGTGTTGGTACGGTGATCGAGTCCAATCACACGAACAAAACTTAAGTTAtactttattttaaaagattagGTAAAGGGATTCCTCTCCATAATTCAACTTGATGGAGCTACTTCACTGTCCCTCTTCCACTGGAGAAGGCAAATTCCAGACCATTGAAAGAGGAATAAAGAAATGATGATAGTCTTCCTATAATAAAGTAGCATAAGGTTCCCGCACGAACATGCACATCCACCAATAGAATAAAGAAAAGACGGTTACCTTCCTCTTTTGGGAAAGAAAATGAATTGAAAaggaaaagtaaaagaaaaagaaaaaagattctCAATCTGTAAAAGAAAATTTCTGGTCCAAATGCTTTTTGCCATTTTATATATATCAAAGCACAATCAGGTATTTGgtgaaattgaaaataaaaaaaaaataactaagtaaaagaagatttgaggaTGGTGGCAGCAAAGTCGCACTGCAACTCACACAATATCATGTTGCATGTTTAAGATTTTAACCTCAAAATGTTCATGGGAGTAAAGAAAAAGTAGCTATGCCCAAGGGAAGAGACCAAGAGAATATAAAACAGTGACACGAAAAATTCAGCTATCTCGATTATAAGCATTGTTCACTGAAGAATATGCAAGACAAACTTGGTATATAATGGTGATGAATAGcaagaaaaatgaaaactaGATCCAATAAAAGCTCTGCTCTCCCAAATCTAAAGGAGGAATCCAAATGTGCTTATTCTATCGTCAAAACATTTATTGACATAGCACAAGAATAAAAGCTTATGCCAGCACAGGTTTGTAGAAAGATATTTAAAGTCAGGGAAGCAAATTCTAAAACACACTCAATACAGCCTTAAACTAGTTCTTGGAGAGAGGATAATTAAAACATCCTAGTTTGCCATCCCCCCCTTGCCTACAAAAATAGCAGACCGTCCAACAAATGTAAGTTAGTACCCAATAATCAGTCTGAGATCCTAATCTCGACTCCTAAAACGTCCTTCACCATTTCGTACGTCACAAATGCAATTGCGATTGATGGGACGACCTGAACAAGGCAGAAGGCagcaaaatcagaaaatatTCTTGATCCAATTTCAAATACAGTTAAAGTCAATTCATCGATcaacttataataattatacTTGTCAAATTTAAGCCAGGAAACGATGTAAACCAACGAAAATAATACGACAGTCAAATACTTAAAAGAAGGGACCACGAGGGGATGCAATTTGTGAATGCTTCTAATCTAAATGGAATATGAATGGGCAGGCATTTTATAACGAAAATTAACATCAGAAAAAAtctaatataacaaaatcaaagcTGTCCATCAAACACAGATGACGTGAGTACAACTCCAAACGGCTCAACAAGGagattttaaaaaccaaaatttttttATCCTGCATATGGTGAAATTATTATCTTCACCCACCCCAACCGGCAGGAGCACTTCTTTTAAAAGCTCAGTGCATTTCATGTGGTTCTTGATTTTATCTCTTCAGTTTATCAAAAAATatgtaaaaagaaaagttgGTAGGCTATAAATCTAGGTGCCCCACTAACCACCCACCCACCAGAGATATTAGATATCCTACATTTCTCAGTGCCTCGGGGCTCAGATCGTGGAGCAGTCCGGATGAGACGCGCCCAAACACTCAGGTTTTTAAAACTCTAATTGGTGCTTGCTTATTGGATTTATATTGTCCAGAAAACAGTTCCAGGTATTATCTTGGATGATTGGACTTAGAAAACCCACACTCATCATCACATTCGGATGCATGCACAATACCAAACATCATAACAATAATCACTTGTGCCGTTTTCTCAAATTTTCTAAAACCACCCAAAACTAGCATGGCTAAACAATCTCTTCATATCAAAGTCAAGGCTAAGGTGTCGCACAGTTTTAAAAATCATTTGCCAAACAATCCACTAAAGCCTCATTGATCCCTCAAACTCTGCATACGGAATCTCTCATTCTCCCATCAAATTCAGAATTATATCTCAATCAGTCAACTTCTAGACAATGTAACATTTTAGTATAAATAAGCAGAGACAAAGGAAGAGCATCCCTAACCTTCACTGAGTTGGGAACCAAGCCCTTATACAATGCACTAAAGCCTTCATAACGAACTGTTTTTCTAAAAGCGTCAACCATGCCAGTGTACTCGAGGGGTGCCTTACTTCTTCCATCACCAGTGACTACAGAAGCAGCATTATTCCAGCCCACCATCTGCATTCTTCTACGAATGACATCAAGAGGATAGGCAACAGTTTGACCAACTGTTCCAGCAGCAGCTCCACATGCTAGGCGTGTTGTCACACTGAGCTCTGAATCTTCAACAAGTCCGAatggtttatttttaattaaccAATCTTTAAGTGATTCATACACAGCAAAGTTAAGACCTACGTATGGAACCTGCAAAATGAAATGTGCCAAATTCAAACTTCATGCACGAAGAATATAAACAACATATCTTCTAGAATTCATAAACTGTATCCAACAAAGTTTTTTAACATTGAGAGAATAAATaaaacaagaagaaatttcTCATTTGCAAAACATTTAGAATGAAGGTTTACAACATAGAAAATACATAATGTGATGATagattattttctaaaaatcaaGCAATGGAAATCGCAAACCCATATATTAAAGTAAGAATACCCTTTTTATACATTTCAATGACTCTCTGctcaaaattaattattatagtGAATAGTGATGATAAAAATATACAACACTTCAGGAGACAAAAGAAACCAGTTGCCGATTTCTAATGATACTAATTGCAATTTGCAATACTACTACTTTTCCCCTTACACTTTTTAGTGCTCTTTACTTCACTCAACTAAAGAAACCTACTAAACATCTTCAGTCTCAAAGTGAGCAAGAACCTCATCATCACACTCAAAAATACTTAGAATAACAGGACATATTTCAAAAGCTAATTTATAACTTACAACTCCGATGACAGAAGGAAGCCAACCCTTGTACAAAGCCCTTGGACCTTCTTCCCGGAGCACCGTTGAAAGAGCATGGAATATTCCTCTGTATTGATAAGGAGACTTGTCTGTCTGAAAACAAATTCAGGGCAAATGAAGGAAACTTCAATTTGATTGAAAAGAATACCAAGATGCCACAACATGTAATGTTCCATTATATCACAACATTAATCCATATTTGGGATTATAAAAACAACTCATTAAAAAGATGTTAACACAAAAAGGCAAGGAACTGAGAAATAAGAATGAGTACCTGCACAGTTAGTCTGCCTCGCACCATGTCCATAGGGTAAGTTGCTGACATGGCAATTATTCCAGCACAAGCCCCAGCACCAAGACGTAGAAGAGGAGTGAGTTGAGCATCATCTGCAAAAAATAATGACAAAAGGTCTTAGATCAAGCTTTGTGCAGGAAGATGAGAGAAGAGAGAAGCAACTCCCATGGTCTTACATAATTctcattaaacaaaaattataaatgGAGGCTAAAATGAACTTACGGTCACCAGTCTGCTCCCTGTAAAAGTACAGTATCCCCCTGTCAATAGAAAAGAACAAACTATCAGCAATTTAGCAATTACTAGAGAGAAAGATGAGTGGAGGTTCCCTAATTGCCACATTAAGATTACCTACACTACAAGTATGAACTGTTTTGCAAATCGGTGATCAAACCTTAGTCCATCTTCCCCCTTCAGCAACTAGATTTTTCTAGCAACTTTATTCCCATATGACGCACTACATTGAAAGACCCATAGTACTCTATCAGATCAATCTCTCTTAAAAACTATCTTCAACAACCAACAATCTTATTTGTCAGAATGAAACCTACTACTGGTTACAGATGATCAATTACTGGACTTACTGTATTCTTAATAAACAAGGTAACTTCTACCAAGTATGGCCACGAAAAGACAATAGCCCACTTTTCTAACCACGTGGCTATGCCGTCGCAAGTTGTAACCAACAAATCAGTATTTTCAACAATGTTATTCATACAAATTCAAGAAAAATAAAGCACTGCACCCTCCAACATGTGCATCATAGT
Encoded proteins:
- the LOC103483229 gene encoding mitochondrial adenine nucleotide transporter ADNT1, whose product is MASEDVKRSESAVSTIVNLAEEAKLAREGVKAPSYAVLSICKSLVAGGVAGGVSRTAVAPLERLKILLQVQNPHSIKYNGTIQGLKYIWRTEGFRGLFKGNGTNCARIVPNSAVKFFSYEQASRGILYFYREQTGDHDAQLTPLLRLGAGACAGIIAMSATYPMDMVRGRLTVQTDKSPYQYRGIFHALSTVLREEGPRALYKGWLPSVIGVVPYVGLNFAVYESLKDWLIKNKPFGLVEDSELSVTTRLACGAAAGTVGQTVAYPLDVIRRRMQMVGWNNAASVVTGDGRSKAPLEYTGMVDAFRKTVRYEGFSALYKGLVPNSVKVVPSIAIAFVTYEMVKDVLGVEIRISD